The following coding sequences are from one Phenylobacterium glaciei window:
- the recF gene encoding DNA replication/repair protein RecF (All proteins in this family for which functions are known are DNA-binding proteins that assist the filamentation of RecA onto DNA for the initiation of recombination or recombinational repair.) yields the protein MTRTALTRLTLTDFRSYGRAELPLDGRPVYLIGPNGAGKTNLLEAVSLLTPGRGLRGASLAEVGRRMPGETQGRAWAVAATLEIDGEPVRMGTGTEVAGAARRTVRLEGESVPPGRLADHQRQVWLTPAQDRLFLEGAGDRRRFFDRLVFAAEPAHAAHATAYEKSQRERMRLLTDGPADPDWLSALEARLAEAGALMAAARARTLSALQSEIDERGDRPFPQARLKLAGAWEQMAAEGVEVEEIEARLVAALAVARERDAAAGRMLTGPHRGDLEVIHAEKDRPAAECSTGEQKALILNLVLGQAARLSRAESGPNPILLLDEVAAHLDRRRRAALFDEITALKLQAFLTGTDEHLFEDLKGRAQGVHVDGSSLTYLDTE from the coding sequence GTGACCCGCACGGCCCTTACCCGCCTGACCCTGACCGACTTCCGCTCCTACGGCCGCGCCGAGCTGCCGCTGGACGGTCGTCCTGTGTACCTGATCGGGCCCAACGGGGCGGGGAAGACCAATCTGCTGGAGGCCGTCAGCCTGCTGACGCCGGGCCGCGGCCTGCGCGGGGCGAGCCTGGCCGAGGTGGGGCGCCGGATGCCGGGGGAAACCCAGGGCCGCGCCTGGGCGGTGGCCGCCACCCTCGAGATCGACGGCGAGCCGGTGCGGATGGGGACCGGGACCGAGGTGGCCGGCGCCGCGCGGCGCACCGTGCGGCTGGAAGGCGAGTCCGTGCCGCCCGGCCGGCTGGCCGACCACCAGCGACAGGTCTGGCTGACGCCCGCCCAGGACCGGCTGTTCCTGGAGGGGGCCGGCGACCGCCGCCGGTTCTTCGACCGCCTGGTCTTCGCCGCCGAACCCGCCCATGCCGCCCACGCCACCGCCTATGAGAAATCCCAGCGCGAGCGGATGCGTCTGCTCACCGACGGACCGGCCGACCCCGACTGGCTGAGCGCCCTGGAGGCGCGGCTGGCGGAGGCCGGGGCGCTGATGGCGGCGGCTCGGGCCAGGACGCTGTCGGCCCTTCAATCGGAGATAGACGAGCGGGGCGACCGGCCCTTCCCCCAGGCCCGGCTAAAGCTTGCCGGCGCCTGGGAGCAGATGGCCGCCGAAGGGGTCGAGGTCGAGGAAATCGAGGCTCGACTGGTCGCCGCCCTGGCCGTGGCCCGCGAGCGCGACGCCGCCGCCGGCCGCATGCTGACCGGCCCGCACAGGGGCGATCTAGAGGTCATCCATGCCGAAAAGGACCGGCCGGCGGCGGAATGCTCAACCGGCGAGCAGAAGGCCCTGATTCTGAACCTGGTTTTGGGTCAGGCGGCGCGACTTTCACGTGCAGAATCAGGACCAAACCCTATATTGTTGCTAGACGAAGTCGCAGCGCATCTGGACCGCCGCCGGCGGGCCGCATTGTTCGACGAAATCACGGCGCTCAAGCTGCAGGCCTTCCTCACCGGCACCGATGAGCACCTGTTCGAAGATTTGAAGGGCCGGGCCCAGGGCGTCCATGTGGACGGCTCCAGCCTGACCTATCTGGATACCGAATGA
- a CDS encoding energy transducer TonB, with protein sequence MGLAAFAVAGAARADPPRMSPPDWVARPDAEALADHYPGLARTLAIEGRATLSCTVDLKGRLQTCVSVAASPAGLGFDKAALAMSKLFAMQPKRVDGKPVAGGTVRIPIRFALPAPGQGEPEPLASPTALDAARRAADLSGISGRLARGLTEDLDKIAGGSAEPMVLAQGLAALADARAAAAPQVAEAAARSIAATLSPAEVAQWLAYLKGPALRTLNAEGPQMNQAFAAVQATHTQLVLARARDTFCGRQDCSSDATLPDLHALAEAPEVLIDKPRWSQAPSLIEAQAAYPLGAQAFRLNGWAMLQCRVAVAGALEDCQVLAQEPRRLGFGAAGLKVAGSYRLDPDLMAQGAAGDRVNLPTFFSIARETPPEPVRPRPSRALTLAREIVRAQGVEATADQAGELGQWLLSHQPGLDEAVARDAGEAYRGAVIEDLPDLLDAHAAVYVATLTEPELASTAAFLHSRAGQLATGRDDAFNLRLAVALAEVQTQADAKARTAFCAAHACAAD encoded by the coding sequence ATGGGACTGGCCGCGTTCGCCGTGGCGGGGGCGGCGCGGGCCGACCCGCCGCGCATGTCGCCGCCCGACTGGGTGGCCCGGCCCGACGCCGAGGCCCTGGCCGACCACTATCCGGGCCTGGCGCGAACCCTGGCGATCGAGGGCCGGGCGACCCTCAGCTGCACCGTGGACCTCAAGGGACGGCTTCAGACCTGCGTCAGCGTAGCGGCCTCGCCCGCAGGCCTGGGCTTCGACAAGGCCGCCCTGGCCATGAGCAAGCTGTTTGCGATGCAGCCCAAGCGGGTGGACGGCAAGCCGGTGGCAGGCGGCACGGTCCGGATCCCGATCCGCTTCGCCCTGCCCGCGCCGGGCCAGGGCGAGCCTGAGCCCCTCGCGTCCCCGACAGCTCTGGACGCCGCGCGCCGCGCCGCGGACCTGAGCGGCATCTCCGGACGGCTGGCCCGGGGCCTGACGGAGGACCTGGACAAGATCGCGGGCGGCAGCGCCGAACCCATGGTGCTGGCCCAGGGCCTGGCCGCCCTGGCCGACGCGCGGGCGGCGGCCGCGCCCCAGGTCGCCGAGGCCGCCGCGCGCAGCATCGCCGCGACCCTGAGCCCGGCGGAGGTGGCGCAGTGGCTGGCCTATCTCAAGGGTCCGGCGCTGCGGACGCTGAACGCCGAGGGGCCGCAGATGAACCAGGCCTTCGCCGCGGTGCAGGCGACCCATACCCAGCTGGTGCTGGCCCGGGCCCGCGACACCTTCTGCGGCCGCCAGGACTGCAGCAGCGACGCCACCCTGCCTGACCTGCACGCCCTGGCCGAGGCGCCCGAGGTCCTCATCGACAAACCCCGGTGGTCCCAGGCGCCCAGCCTGATCGAGGCCCAGGCGGCCTATCCCCTGGGCGCCCAGGCCTTCCGCCTCAACGGCTGGGCCATGCTGCAATGCCGGGTGGCCGTCGCCGGGGCCCTGGAGGACTGCCAGGTGCTGGCCCAGGAGCCGAGGCGCCTGGGGTTCGGCGCGGCGGGCCTGAAGGTGGCCGGCAGCTACCGCCTCGATCCCGACCTGATGGCCCAGGGGGCGGCGGGCGACCGGGTCAACCTGCCGACCTTCTTCAGCATCGCGCGCGAGACCCCGCCTGAGCCCGTGCGGCCCCGCCCGTCCCGCGCCCTGACCCTGGCCCGCGAGATCGTCCGCGCCCAGGGGGTCGAGGCGACCGCCGACCAGGCCGGTGAGCTGGGCCAATGGCTGCTGAGCCACCAGCCCGGCCTGGACGAGGCCGTGGCCCGCGACGCCGGCGAAGCCTATCGCGGCGCGGTGATCGAAGATCTCCCCGACCTGCTGGACGCCCACGCGGCAGTCTATGTGGCGACCCTCACCGAGCCGGAGCTCGCCAGCACCGCCGCCTTCCTGCACAGCCGCGCCGGCCAGCTCGCCACCGGCCGCGACGACGCGTTCAATCTGCGGCTGGCCGTGGCGCTTGCCGAAGTCCAGACCCAGGCCGACGCGAAGGCCCGCACCGCCTTCTGCGCCGCCCACGCCTGCGCGGCGGACTAG
- the gyrB gene encoding DNA topoisomerase (ATP-hydrolyzing) subunit B → MTDETQIPDNTPENNGQAEYGAESIKVLKGLDAVRKRPGMYIGDTDDGSGLHHMVYEVVDNAIDETLAGWATRVEVILNPDGSVTVTDDGRGIPTDIHEGEGVSAAEVIMTQLHAGGKFDQNSYKVSGGLHGVGVSVVNALSDWLRLKIYRGGKAYEMEFRRGDAVSPLIVTGDAPLRENGEFLSGTEVTFMASTETFAFVEFDRKTLEHRLRELAFLNSGVTIWLKDNREAEPFVEVLHYEGGIEAFVRHLDKAKTPVLKTPIVVRGKRENVELDLALWWNDGYHENVLCFTNNIPQKDGGTHLAAFRSALTRIITSYAESSGATKREKVSLSGEDSREGLTCVLSVKVPDPKFSSQTKDKLVSSEVRPAVEGLVSDGIGQWFEEHPVEAKLIVQKIAEAAAAREAARKARDLTRRKTALDISSLPGKLADCQERDPAKSEIFLVEGDSAGGSAKQARNRENQAVLPLRGKILNVERARFDRMLGSDQIGTLITALGAGIGRDDFDIEKVRYHKIVIMTDADVDGAHIRTLLLTFFYRQMPQVIERGYLYIAQPPLYKAAKGKSITYLKDDPALETYLVNEGLEGATLDLAGGERLFGQDLLALIQTSRSAKANIERLSSRAPAFAIEQAALGGLLAEGQNIEAAAKRLDLYAEESDGSWSGEPGPAGGFVFSRVKRGVSERVVLDDLLLQAADARRLAERAATMADTFSAPAVFTRKDKVTTVRGPLDLVGAIMDAGRRGLAIQRYKGLGEMNPEQLWETTLDVDARTLLQVRVNHADDADDMFTRLMGDLVEPRREFIQANALDAEVDV, encoded by the coding sequence ATGACCGACGAAACGCAGATCCCCGACAACACCCCCGAAAACAACGGCCAGGCCGAATACGGCGCGGAGTCCATCAAGGTCCTCAAGGGCCTGGACGCCGTGCGCAAACGCCCCGGCATGTATATCGGCGACACCGACGACGGGTCGGGCCTGCACCACATGGTCTATGAGGTGGTGGACAACGCCATCGACGAAACCCTGGCCGGCTGGGCCACGCGGGTCGAGGTGATCCTCAATCCCGACGGCTCGGTCACCGTCACCGACGACGGCCGCGGCATCCCCACCGACATTCACGAGGGCGAAGGCGTCTCGGCGGCCGAGGTCATCATGACCCAGCTGCACGCCGGCGGTAAATTCGACCAGAATTCCTACAAGGTCTCGGGCGGCCTGCACGGCGTCGGCGTCTCGGTGGTCAACGCGCTTTCCGACTGGCTGCGCCTGAAGATCTATCGCGGCGGCAAGGCCTACGAGATGGAGTTCCGCCGCGGCGACGCGGTCTCGCCCCTGATCGTCACCGGCGATGCGCCCTTGCGCGAAAACGGCGAGTTCCTGTCGGGGACCGAGGTCACCTTCATGGCCTCCACCGAGACCTTCGCCTTCGTCGAATTCGACCGTAAGACCCTGGAGCATCGCCTCCGCGAGCTGGCCTTCCTCAATTCCGGCGTCACCATCTGGCTGAAGGACAACCGCGAGGCCGAACCCTTCGTGGAGGTTCTGCACTATGAGGGCGGCATCGAGGCCTTCGTGCGCCACCTGGACAAGGCCAAGACCCCGGTCCTGAAGACCCCCATCGTGGTGCGCGGCAAGCGTGAGAACGTCGAGCTGGACCTGGCCCTGTGGTGGAACGACGGCTACCACGAGAATGTCCTCTGCTTCACCAACAACATCCCGCAGAAGGACGGCGGCACCCACCTGGCCGCCTTCCGCTCGGCGCTCACCCGCATCATCACCAGCTATGCCGAGAGCTCCGGCGCCACCAAGCGCGAGAAGGTTTCCCTGTCGGGTGAGGACAGCCGCGAGGGCCTGACCTGCGTTCTGTCGGTCAAGGTGCCCGACCCCAAGTTCTCCAGCCAGACCAAGGACAAGCTGGTCTCCTCCGAGGTGCGCCCCGCCGTCGAGGGCCTGGTGTCGGACGGCATCGGTCAGTGGTTCGAGGAGCATCCGGTCGAGGCCAAGCTGATCGTCCAGAAGATCGCCGAGGCCGCCGCCGCCCGGGAAGCGGCCCGCAAGGCCCGAGACCTGACGCGCCGCAAGACCGCGCTGGATATCTCCTCCCTGCCCGGCAAGCTCGCCGACTGCCAGGAACGCGATCCCGCCAAGTCTGAAATCTTCCTGGTGGAGGGCGACTCCGCCGGCGGCTCGGCCAAGCAGGCGCGCAACCGCGAGAACCAGGCCGTCCTGCCCCTGCGCGGCAAGATCCTCAATGTCGAGCGCGCCCGCTTCGACCGCATGCTGGGCTCCGATCAGATCGGCACCCTGATCACGGCGCTGGGCGCCGGCATCGGCCGCGACGACTTCGATATCGAGAAGGTCCGCTACCACAAGATCGTCATCATGACCGACGCCGACGTCGACGGCGCCCACATCCGCACCCTGCTGCTGACCTTCTTCTACCGGCAGATGCCGCAGGTGATTGAGCGGGGTTACCTCTATATCGCCCAGCCGCCGCTCTATAAGGCGGCCAAGGGCAAGTCGATCACCTACCTGAAGGACGACCCGGCGCTGGAGACCTATCTGGTCAATGAGGGCCTGGAGGGCGCGACCCTGGACCTCGCCGGCGGCGAGCGGCTGTTTGGCCAGGACCTGCTGGCCCTGATCCAGACCTCCCGTTCGGCCAAGGCCAATATCGAGCGCCTGTCGTCGCGCGCGCCGGCCTTCGCCATCGAACAGGCGGCCCTGGGCGGCCTGTTGGCCGAGGGCCAGAACATCGAGGCCGCCGCCAAGCGCCTCGACCTCTATGCCGAGGAAAGCGATGGCAGCTGGAGCGGCGAGCCTGGTCCGGCCGGCGGCTTTGTGTTCAGCCGCGTGAAGCGGGGCGTGTCCGAGCGCGTGGTGCTGGACGACCTGCTGCTGCAGGCCGCCGACGCCCGGCGCCTGGCCGAACGCGCCGCCACCATGGCCGACACCTTCTCGGCCCCGGCGGTCTTCACCCGCAAGGACAAGGTCACCACGGTGCGCGGACCGCTCGACCTGGTGGGCGCGATCATGGACGCCGGCCGCCGGGGCCTGGCCATCCAGCGCTATAAGGGTCTGGGGGAAATGAACCCCGAGCAGCTCTGGGAAACCACCCTCGACGTCGACGCCCGCACCCTGCTGCAGGTGCGGGTCAACCACGCCGACGACGCCGACGATATGTTCACCCGCCTGATGGGCGACCTGGTGGAGCCGCGCCGCGAGTTCATCCAGGCCAACGCCCTCGATGCCGAGGTGGACGTCTAG
- a CDS encoding class I SAM-dependent methyltransferase, giving the protein MLLIDEARIVTEADGLAARGATVNEVLEFLRGKLSLDAFGMLLFDLPREDLPALSKLLPRMASDETQRNFTGDSGLSLLKPTVSFIRALAYNYAALRNRSLSGAKILDYGCGYGRMTRLLYYFSNPEAIWAVDPWDLAVNLCREANLAGNVAQSDYLPKGLPAPEAAFDVMFAFSVFTHTSRNATDAALSALRKHIAPNGLLAITIRPAEYWVVNPDYAPQAETYQAKHAAEGFAFVPHGRDTVEGEATYGDTSMTLEFLAANYPDWRIEATDWALADPYQRYVFLKPA; this is encoded by the coding sequence GTGCTGCTGATCGATGAAGCCAGGATCGTGACCGAGGCCGACGGCCTCGCCGCCCGAGGCGCGACCGTGAACGAGGTGCTGGAATTCCTTCGGGGCAAGCTCTCGCTGGACGCCTTCGGGATGCTGCTGTTTGATTTGCCGCGCGAGGACCTGCCGGCGCTCTCGAAGCTGCTGCCGCGCATGGCCAGCGACGAGACCCAGCGCAACTTCACCGGCGACTCAGGGCTTTCCCTGCTCAAGCCGACGGTCAGCTTCATCCGGGCGCTGGCCTATAACTACGCGGCCCTGCGCAACCGCTCGCTCTCGGGCGCCAAGATCCTCGACTATGGCTGCGGCTATGGGCGGATGACCCGGCTGCTCTACTATTTCAGCAATCCCGAGGCGATCTGGGCCGTGGATCCCTGGGACCTGGCGGTGAACCTCTGCCGTGAGGCCAATCTGGCCGGCAATGTCGCCCAGTCGGACTATCTGCCCAAGGGTCTGCCGGCCCCGGAAGCCGCCTTCGACGTGATGTTCGCCTTCTCGGTGTTCACCCACACCTCGCGCAACGCCACCGACGCGGCCCTATCGGCCCTGCGCAAGCACATCGCCCCGAACGGCCTGCTGGCCATCACCATTCGGCCGGCGGAGTACTGGGTCGTGAACCCCGACTACGCGCCCCAGGCGGAAACCTACCAGGCCAAACATGCCGCCGAGGGCTTCGCCTTCGTGCCGCACGGCCGCGACACGGTGGAGGGCGAGGCCACCTATGGCGACACCTCCATGACCCTGGAGTTCCTCGCGGCGAACTACCCCGACTGGCGGATCGAGGCGACGGACTGGGCGCTGGCGGACCCCTATCAGCGCTATGTCTTCCTGAAGCCTGCCTGA
- a CDS encoding methyl-accepting chemotaxis protein has product MAESDGSLVPERILELSERLSSVAGAKIGEISSINREAKMLAINALITAARAGEAGRGFAIVSEEFKRISQEIDEVAQALESQVRADLQELSLVGGAILSHLRGQRLADLALNAIEIIDRNLYERTCDVRWWATDSAVVAAVAEPTPEGARHASSRLKVILDAYTVYLDLWICDAAGHVVATGRPQVYPATQGLSVAGAGWFQQAMKTASGDEFVAWDIERAPALNNAPVATYATAIRQDGLSDGKVIGVLGIHFDWKPQAQAVVDGVRLTDEERARSRVLLLDHAGRVLASSDQRGELDETFRLLANAVGMGSYATEQVTVGYALTPGYETYRGLGWYGAITQREPDAASSAASQAA; this is encoded by the coding sequence TTGGCTGAGTCCGACGGTAGTCTGGTCCCGGAACGCATTCTGGAGCTCTCCGAACGCCTGTCGTCCGTCGCGGGCGCGAAGATCGGCGAGATTTCCTCCATCAATCGCGAAGCCAAGATGCTGGCGATCAACGCCCTGATCACGGCGGCGCGCGCCGGTGAGGCGGGGCGCGGCTTCGCCATCGTCTCGGAAGAATTCAAGCGCATCTCGCAGGAGATCGACGAGGTCGCCCAGGCCCTGGAGAGCCAGGTCCGCGCCGACCTGCAGGAACTGTCCCTGGTGGGCGGGGCGATCCTGTCCCATCTGCGCGGCCAGCGCCTGGCCGACCTGGCGCTGAACGCCATCGAGATCATCGACCGCAACCTCTATGAGCGCACCTGCGACGTCCGCTGGTGGGCCACCGATTCCGCCGTGGTGGCCGCCGTCGCCGAGCCGACGCCCGAGGGCGCGCGCCATGCCAGCAGCCGTCTGAAGGTCATCCTGGACGCCTATACCGTCTATCTCGACCTGTGGATCTGCGACGCGGCGGGACACGTGGTGGCCACCGGCCGGCCGCAGGTCTACCCCGCGACCCAGGGCCTCTCGGTGGCCGGCGCCGGTTGGTTCCAGCAGGCCATGAAGACCGCCTCGGGCGACGAGTTCGTGGCCTGGGACATCGAGCGGGCGCCGGCGCTCAACAACGCGCCGGTGGCCACCTACGCCACCGCGATCCGCCAGGACGGCTTGAGCGACGGCAAGGTGATCGGGGTGCTGGGTATCCACTTCGACTGGAAGCCCCAGGCCCAGGCGGTGGTGGACGGGGTGCGGCTGACCGACGAGGAGCGGGCCCGCTCCCGGGTGCTGCTGCTGGATCACGCGGGCCGCGTGCTGGCCTCCTCCGACCAGCGCGGTGAGCTGGACGAGACCTTCCGCCTGCTCGCCAACGCCGTGGGCATGGGCAGCTACGCCACCGAGCAGGTCACCGTCGGCTATGCCCTGACCCCCGGCTACGAGACCTACCGCGGCCTCGGCTGGTACGGCGCCATCACCCAGCGCGAGCCAGACGCCGCCTCGTCGGCCGCGTCCCAGGCCGCCTAG